One window from the genome of Sardina pilchardus chromosome 12, fSarPil1.1, whole genome shotgun sequence encodes:
- the vegfab gene encoding vascular endothelial growth factor Ab isoform X1: MNFAGILMRFLFVTFVCLSAIKTAHIPEEEGQRVHEVVMPFLEVYNRSVCRPREVLVDVLAEYPDEVEYIFIPSCVALSRCAGCCSDEAVECTPVITHNVTLEVKRVKPFRLENKSYMSFTEHSMCECRPKKEKEKGERKQRRGRGKGLKRKRKRNRQRTQEVSSPVCEPCCSGCSDRRRRQFVQDPHTCQCSCKNTEADCWAKRLELNERTCRCDKPRR; this comes from the exons ATGAACTTTGCTGGCATCCTGATGCGGTTCCTATTCGTCACGTTCGTGTGTTTGTCAGCTATAAAG ACTGCCCACATCCCCGAGGAGGAGGGACAGCGCGTGCATGAAG tGGTGATGCCATTCCTGGAGGTGTATAACCGGAGTGTGTGTCGCCCGCGGGAGGTGCTGGTGGACGTGCTGGCGGAGTACCCTGACGAGGTGGAGTACATCTTCATCCCCTCCTGCGTGGCCCTCAGCCGCTGTGCTGGCTGCTGCTCCGACGAGGCCGTCGAGTGCACGCCCGTCATCACACACAACGTCACGCTCGAG GTAAAGAGAGTAAAGCCTTTCCGACTGGAGAACAAGAGCTACATGAGTTTTACTGagcacagtatgtgtgagtgcag accaaagaaagagaaggagaaaggtgAAAG AAAGCAGCGGAGGGGCAGAGGCAAAGGCCTCaagcgaaagagaaagagaaaccgaCAGAGAACACAGGAAGT ctctagTCCAGTGTGTGAGCCGTGCTGCAGTGGCTGCTCGGACAGGAGGCGTCGGCAGTTTGTGCAGGACCCCCACACGTGCCAGTGCTCCTGCAAGAACACTGAGGCCGACTGCTGGGCCAAACGCCTCGAGCTCAACGAGAggacctgcag gtgtgATAAGCCACGTAGGTGA
- the vegfab gene encoding vascular endothelial growth factor Ab isoform X2, with product MNFAGILMRFLFVTFVCLSAIKTAHIPEEEGQRVHEVVMPFLEVYNRSVCRPREVLVDVLAEYPDEVEYIFIPSCVALSRCAGCCSDEAVECTPVITHNVTLEVKRVKPFRLENKSYMSFTEHSMCECRPKKEKEKGESSSPVCEPCCSGCSDRRRRQFVQDPHTCQCSCKNTEADCWAKRLELNERTCRCDKPRR from the exons ATGAACTTTGCTGGCATCCTGATGCGGTTCCTATTCGTCACGTTCGTGTGTTTGTCAGCTATAAAG ACTGCCCACATCCCCGAGGAGGAGGGACAGCGCGTGCATGAAG tGGTGATGCCATTCCTGGAGGTGTATAACCGGAGTGTGTGTCGCCCGCGGGAGGTGCTGGTGGACGTGCTGGCGGAGTACCCTGACGAGGTGGAGTACATCTTCATCCCCTCCTGCGTGGCCCTCAGCCGCTGTGCTGGCTGCTGCTCCGACGAGGCCGTCGAGTGCACGCCCGTCATCACACACAACGTCACGCTCGAG GTAAAGAGAGTAAAGCCTTTCCGACTGGAGAACAAGAGCTACATGAGTTTTACTGagcacagtatgtgtgagtgcag accaaagaaagagaaggagaaaggtgAAAG ctctagTCCAGTGTGTGAGCCGTGCTGCAGTGGCTGCTCGGACAGGAGGCGTCGGCAGTTTGTGCAGGACCCCCACACGTGCCAGTGCTCCTGCAAGAACACTGAGGCCGACTGCTGGGCCAAACGCCTCGAGCTCAACGAGAggacctgcag gtgtgATAAGCCACGTAGGTGA